GTTGTAGTGCAACATGAAGGCATCTTTTTTGGAGCCTTCGAGGAAATCGATGATTTGTGCATCGCGCGCATTACCCAGAGTCGCTACTACCAACGCTTGGGTCTCGCCACGGGTAAACAAGGCTGAACCGTGAGCTTTGCCCAACACGCCAACTTCAACTTGAATTGGACGAACGGTTTTGTTGTCGCGGCCATCAATACGTGGCTCGCCCGCAACGATGCGCGAACGCACCAAACGGTATTCCACCATGCCGAATTCTGCTTTCACTTCATCGGCAGAGAAGCCAGTCACTTCACTCACCAACTCAGCAACGGCTTGGTTGCGCAGTTCGCCCAAACGGTCGTAACGCTGAGCCTTGTCAGTGATACGGTAAGCATCGCCAATCGCTTCGCCAAAGTTATTTACAATAGCGTTGGTCAATTCAGTGTTTGCTGGAGCTGGTTGCCAATCCCAACGCGGTTTACCCGCATCGCGTGCCAATTCCGCACAGGCTTGCACCACGGCTTGTAATTCCTGGTGTGCGTAAAGCACTGCACCGAGCATGATGTCTTCGGGCAATTCTTTTGCTTCAGATTCCACCATCAACACAGCGTCTTTAGTACCAGCAACCACCATGTCCAACTCGGAAGTATCGAGTTGTTTGAAACTTGGGTTGAGGAGGTAACCCTCTTCCTGAGTGTAACCTACACGCGCAGCACCGATTGGACCATTGAATGGAATACCGGAAATCGCCAGTGCAGCAGAGGTGCCGATCATGGCAACGATATCGGGATCGTATTGCTTGTCGGTAGACACAACGGTGCACACGACTTGCACTTCGTTGAGGAAGCCTTCAGGGAATAATGGACGGATTGGACGGTCGATCAGGCGTGAGGTCAGGGTTTCTTTTTCGGATGGACGACCTTCGCGCTTCAAGTAACCGCCGGGGATACGACCAGCGGCATAGCTTTTTTCCTGGTAGTGCACAGACAGCGGGAAGAAATCCTGGCCTGGTGATGCTTGCTTGGCACCAACAACGGTACAAAGCACAGATACTTCACCCATGGTAGCCAATACTGCGCCGGTTGCTTGACGAGCAATACGGCCAGTTTCGAGGGTTACGGTTTGGTTGCCGTATTGGAACTTTTTAATAATCGGATTCACTCTTTTATCCTTTGTTTTCACTAAAAATCAGTTGCGTTATCAACCATCAGTTATGTTGATCAACCTTGTGGATAGTTACGCGTCTATTTAAGTTTGCTCTTTGCATTCATATCAATAAAAAATCAGTACGAACTGTGCATCCTGCCCGGGCGCTAATTTTTGCTCTCATCAGCGCAATTCCATAATCGCTTGTTAACATCAAACAACAGCATTACAAAATAAAAGTGCCCGCAAAGCGGGCACTGGACAAACTTAACGGCGCAGACCTAATTTTTGAATC
The nucleotide sequence above comes from Cellvibrio sp. PSBB023. Encoded proteins:
- the pnp gene encoding polyribonucleotide nucleotidyltransferase; its protein translation is MNPIIKKFQYGNQTVTLETGRIARQATGAVLATMGEVSVLCTVVGAKQASPGQDFFPLSVHYQEKSYAAGRIPGGYLKREGRPSEKETLTSRLIDRPIRPLFPEGFLNEVQVVCTVVSTDKQYDPDIVAMIGTSAALAISGIPFNGPIGAARVGYTQEEGYLLNPSFKQLDTSELDMVVAGTKDAVLMVESEAKELPEDIMLGAVLYAHQELQAVVQACAELARDAGKPRWDWQPAPANTELTNAIVNNFGEAIGDAYRITDKAQRYDRLGELRNQAVAELVSEVTGFSADEVKAEFGMVEYRLVRSRIVAGEPRIDGRDNKTVRPIQVEVGVLGKAHGSALFTRGETQALVVATLGNARDAQIIDFLEGSKKDAFMLHYNFPPFSVGECGRMGATGRREIGHGRLARRGVAAVLPAESDFPYTLRVVSEITESNGSSSMASVCGSSLALMDAGVPLKAPVAGIAMGLVKEANGFAVLTDILGDEDHLGDMDFKVAGTTSGVTALQMDIKIEGITEEIMEIALEQALAARLHILGEMNKVLAKSRDVVSDNAPRFETIKIHPDKIRDIIGKGGATIRAITEETGSSIDIDDDGTVKIYADNTEALNAAIFRVQGIVAEAEIGAIYEGTVVRIVDFGAFVNFLPGKDGLVHISQIADERVNSVSDYLKEGQIVKVKCLDVDQRGRIKLSIKEALAEESGAAPTETTEE